The following coding sequences are from one Danio rerio strain Tuebingen ecotype United States chromosome 21, GRCz12tu, whole genome shotgun sequence window:
- the mrps12 gene encoding small ribosomal subunit protein uS12m — protein sequence MAFLGSLKPMLSSALQASRSVSLWSAPLFSRTMATLNQMHRKGKPPPPRRKISATFGHPQLKAVVLKTMIRKPKKPNSANRKCAQVRLSNGQEAVVYIPGEGHNLQEHNVVLVQGGRTQDLPGVKLAVIRGKYDCAHVVKKKQ from the exons ATGGCTTTTCTTGGAAGTCTGAAACCAATGCTCTCATCAGCTCTGCAGG CATCGCGCTCTGTATCTCTGTGGTCTGCACCGCTCTTCAGTAGAACTATGGCCACCCTCAATCAGATGCACCGCAAGGGCAAACCACCACCTCCTCGCCGAAAGATCAGTGCCACTTTTGGGCATCCTCAACTCAAAGCTGTAGTTCTGAAGACCATGATCAGAAAACCCAAGAAACCCAACTCTGCCAACCGCAAGTGTGCACAAGTGCGTCTCTCCAACGGTCAAGAAGCCGTCGTCTACATACCCGGTGAAGGACACAACCTGCAGGAGCACAACGTGGTGCTGGTGCAGGGAGGACGAACCCAGGACTTACCAGGGGTCAAACTTGCCGTGATCAGGGGCAAATATGACTGTGCACATGTTGTAAAGAAGAAGCAGTAA